The DNA sequence ATTGTCGTTGGCCATCGCGACGGCCTCGTCGTCGGAATCGAACGGGATAACAACGCCCACTGGCCCGAAAATCTCTTCGCGAGCGACGGACATGTCGTTGCGGCCGGCCATCACTGTGGGGTTGACGAAGAAGCCTGGCCCATCGGGGGCGGTGCCGCCGGTGATGACGTCGGCGCCTTCGTCCGTGCCCTTGCGCATGTAGCCCAGCACCCGGTCGCGTTGTCGTGCATTGACCAACGGTCCCATGGTGGTGGCCGAATCAAAGGGGTCGCCGATGGTCTGCGCCTCAGCCGCGCCCTTGAGTCCTTCGAGGACCGTCTCGTACACCTTGCGGTGAGCGATGATTCGGGTGCCTGCGGCGCACACCTCGCCCTGGTTGAAGAACAGTCCCATCGCCGAACCTTGGATTGCCGCTTCAAGATTGGCGTCGTCGAAGATGATCTGGGGTGCTTTGCCCCCGAGTTCGAGCGCTGTGCGTTTGAAGTTGACTGCCGAGTTCTGCAGGATGCTCCGGCCGACCTCGGTGGAACCGGTGAAGGAAATCTTCTGGATGCGGGGATGTCGGGCAAGGGCCTCGCCGGCGACCTTGCCCGCGCCGGTCAGCACGTTGACGGTACCCGGAGGGAAGCCGGCTTCGTCGATGAGCTCGGCCAACCGGAGAATCGACAGCGACGCGTCTTCCGACGGCTTGATGATGACCGCGTTGCCGCAGGCCAGCGCCGGCGCGAGCTTCCACCCAAGGATCATCAGGGGAGCGTTCCACGGCACGATGGCCGCGACCACGCCGAGCGGATCGCGGCGGGTGTATGCGTGAGTGGGAACCGGCCCTCCGAGATAGCCGTCGTTGGCGATGAGCTCGCCGTTGATCTTGTCGGCCCAACCCGCGTAATAGCGCAGCGTGGCAATGAAATTCGGGATCATCAGCGCCGCTCCCATGCCCACTGGCCTGCCCATGTCCAGTGACTCCAGCGCTGCCAGCTGGTCGAGGTCGCGTCCGACCAGGTCGGCCAGCTTGTGCAGCATCGCCCCCTTGCGTGATGGGGCGAGCGCACCCCAGTCGCCGCGGAAGGCTGCGGCGGCCGCGTCCACCACAGCGTCGACGTCGTCGGCCCCGGCAGCGGCGAGTTCTGCCAGCGGTCGCCCGGTCGCGGGATTCAGGGTGGTGAAGGTGTCGCCGGCGTCTCGCCATTCCCCGCCGATGAACAGGCCGGTGTGCAGGTTCGAGATATCGATCATGGTCGAGGGCTCCTGAGGCTGAGGGAAGCTGTAATTCTACGTGCGTAGAACCATCGGGTGTGACGTACGCTACTCCTCGTCGGGTCGCTCGGGAAGATGTGTGGTGTGAAGGAACCTTTACCTGGGGGGCGTCGGTGTCGCTCTGGGTTTTGGTCGTTGCTCGATCTGCGGGGCGAGCGTCTCCGGGTTTGGTGAGCGCGATGCGGTGGCCGCTCGCGATACCGGCCGCCGCGCGGTCTGCGGAGCGAGCGGTTGGCGGTTTGGTGAGCGGGTCGGGAGGGTCGCTCGGGGTTCTGGCGAACGCGCGGTCCGTGGAGCGAGCTTCCTCGGGTTTGGCGAGCGCGATTCGGAGGCCGCGCGCCGTACTGGCCAACGCTCGGTCTACAGGGCGAGCAACCACCAGGAGTGCAAGCGGCCCGAACTCTGGCCTCCTCAACTTCGCACCTGACCACCTGAAACACGCTGTCCCGAAACAAGTTCACGGTCAACACTTGCCAACTCCGGCTCGGAGTGTCACTCTGGGAAACATGACTACAGGAAAGGCGGATCCCGCCACCGTCGCGTGAGCGCCGCATATGTGCCCTCGGTTCTTGACCACCGAGCGCCGCAAGACCACCATTCTCAGTTCGATCTCGAGCATTCCCGCACCATCGCTGACATTCACGCAGCGTGGCTTGCGCACGCACTGGCCACCGGGCCGAGCGACCGAAGTTCCGCGGAAACCGCTGTGGCACAGCTATATCGGCTGGCTGACCGTCCGCAACCAGACTTCGTCTGGGTGCCGTCACCCCTGCAGGGGCCGACTTGATCATCTCTGAAGGCCTCGCGTCTTCGGTGCCGGTCGTCCACGGCATGCGGCAGTCCGCACATTCTGACGTGGCGGCGGTGATCACCAGGTCGAAAGCGCGAATGTCTGCGCGAATCAATCCTCACCGCAGTGTTCATCGTTTCGGGTGGTGGCAAGCCCCGATTCCTCCGCCGGACCCCAATCCGGGGCCAAGGGAACGAGCGCGCCGGGAAATCCGGGATTGGTTGCACACCAGCGTCTCTGGC is a window from the Williamsia sp. DF01-3 genome containing:
- a CDS encoding aldehyde dehydrogenase family protein; its protein translation is MIDISNLHTGLFIGGEWRDAGDTFTTLNPATGRPLAELAAAGADDVDAVVDAAAAAFRGDWGALAPSRKGAMLHKLADLVGRDLDQLAALESLDMGRPVGMGAALMIPNFIATLRYYAGWADKINGELIANDGYLGGPVPTHAYTRRDPLGVVAAIVPWNAPLMILGWKLAPALACGNAVIIKPSEDASLSILRLAELIDEAGFPPGTVNVLTGAGKVAGEALARHPRIQKISFTGSTEVGRSILQNSAVNFKRTALELGGKAPQIIFDDANLEAAIQGSAMGLFFNQGEVCAAGTRIIAHRKVYETVLEGLKGAAEAQTIGDPFDSATTMGPLVNARQRDRVLGYMRKGTDEGADVITGGTAPDGPGFFVNPTVMAGRNDMSVAREEIFGPVGVVIPFDSDDEAVAMANDNQYGLSATVWTSDVTRAHTISAQIEAGAIGVNGWSPLAPQLPWGGVKASGVGRELGYEGILSYTEPKTITIIL